The following coding sequences lie in one Phalacrocorax carbo chromosome 3, bPhaCar2.1, whole genome shotgun sequence genomic window:
- the FRMD1 gene encoding FERM domain-containing protein 1 isoform X4, with product MSRVLLASRMQPESRSVCVFLPTREQLSLAVGVKATGQELFQQVCDLVKIKEPHFFGLSIVKNNEYVFIDLEQKLSKYFSKEWKKETTKGTEKFSPPFVAFFRVQYYVENGRVISDKVARQLYYCHLKEQVLMSRCNHKEEIYFLLAAYSLQADLGNYREKVHAGKYFEPQAYFPQWIIAKRGSDYILKHAPEMHREQQGLSAKEAVLKFIKESCLLEDVPVHFYRLQKDKKEDRPTVILGLTLRGMHIYQEVNHIRQLLYDFPWSHIGKLAFLGKKFEIQPDGLPSARKLVYYTGCPFRSRHLLQLLSNSHRLFLNIQPVLKQIQKLEEAEEKKRYRESYISDTLDMDLDPCDKNSRGSGSSGGSRRDNRLSRQSTGSHGSSHTSGIEADSRHRVSVEMSVDEPFGIDRVHRKEKSCSSTISYGSSGIDSGSKGRAEDDSQDDELELAVDEPEEVPVDEPLERDQLEEATVGESVESLPLDAASCQAINQESLSVVQVTLIKMRGQSVESLHQSRKEMDHSTGSREPNYNKRKRKQSLTPKS from the exons AtgagcagggtgctgctggccaGCAGGATGCAGCCAGAGAGCCGGAGCGTCTGCGTCTTCCTGCCCACCCGGGAGCAGCTCAGCCTCGCCGTTGGG GTCAAAGCCACCGGACAGGAGCTCTTTCAGCAAGTTTGTGATTTAGTGAAGATTAAAGAGCCTCACTTCTTTGGCCTCAGCATTGTTAAAA ATAATGAATATGTTTTTATAGACCTGGAGCAGAAGCTTAGCAAATACTTTTCAAAGGAATGGAAGAAAGAGACCACCAAA GGAACAGAGAAATTCAGCCCTCCATTTGTTGCATTCTTTAGAGTACAATACTACGTAGAAAATGGAAGAGTAATAAG TGATAAGGTGGCACGGCAGCTCTACTACTGCCATCTCAAAGAGCAAGTGCTCATGTCTCGGTGCAACCACAAAGAAGAAATCTACTTCTTGCTGGCTGCCTACAGCTTACAGGCAGACCTGGGCAACTACAGGGAGAAGGTCCATGCTGGCAAATATTTTGAACCTCAGGCTTATTTCCCACAATGG ATAATTGCGAAGAGGGGGAGCGATTACATCTTGAAACATGCCCCAGAGATGCACCGAGAACAGCAAGGGCTGAGTGCGAAGGAAGCGGTGCTGAAGTTCATTAAGGAGTCCTGCCTGCTGGAAGATGTGCCCGTCCACTTCTACAGGCTGCAAAAG GATAAGAAGGAGGATCGCCCAACAGTTATCCTGGGCCTGACCCTGAGAGGAATGCACATCTATCAG GAGGTGAATCACATTCGCCAGCTCCTCTACGACTTTCCCTGGTCACACATTGGGAAGCTGGCGTTTCTG gggaaaaaatttgAGATCCAGCCAGATGGTTTGCCTTCTGCACGGAAACTGGTTTACTACACGGGTTGCCCCTTCAGGTCGCGGCACTTGCTGCAGCTTCTCAGCAACAGCCACCGCCTCTTTCTGAATATCCAGCCAGTGTTGAAGCAGATCCAAAAactggaggaggctgaag AGAAGAAGCGCTACCGGGAGTCCTATATCAGTGACACGCTAGACATGGACCTGGACCCATGCGATAAGAACTCACGCGGCAGCGGGAGCAGCGGGGGCAGCCGGAGGGATAACCGTCTCTCACGCCAGTCCACGGGGAGTCATGGCAGCTCTCACACATCGGGCATCGAGGCTGACTCCAGGCACCGCGTGTCGGTGGAAATGTCAGTGGACGAGCCCTTCGGCATTGACCGGGTGCACAGGAAAGAGAAATCCTGCAGCTCAACCATCAGCTATGGTAGCTCTGGCATTGACAGTGGCAGCAAAGGGCGGGCTGAAGACGACTCTCAGGATGATG AGCTTGAGCTGGCAGTAGATGAGCCAGAGGAGGTGCCTGTAGATGAGCCTTTAGAGAGAGACCAGTTAGAGGAGGCCACTGTGGGAGAATCTGTTGAATCTCTTCCTCTAGATGCTGCTAGCTGCCAAG CTATAAATCAGGAATCGTTGTCTGTGGTGCAAGTCACGCTAATAAAAATGAGAGGTCAAAGTGTGGAATCCCTTCACCAG
- the FRMD1 gene encoding FERM domain-containing protein 1 isoform X3 — protein MSRVLLASRMQPESRSVCVFLPTREQLSLAVGVKATGQELFQQVCDLVKIKEPHFFGLSIVKNNEYVFIDLEQKLSKYFSKEWKKETTKGTEKFSPPFVAFFRVQYYVENGRVISDKVARQLYYCHLKEQVLMSRCNHKEEIYFLLAAYSLQADLGNYREKVHAGKYFEPQAYFPQWIIAKRGSDYILKHAPEMHREQQGLSAKEAVLKFIKESCLLEDVPVHFYRLQKDKKEDRPTVILGLTLRGMHIYQEVNHIRQLLYDFPWSHIGKLAFLGKKFEIQPDGLPSARKLVYYTGCPFRSRHLLQLLSNSHRLFLNIQPVLKQIQKLEEAEEKKRYRESYISDTLDMDLDPCDKNSRGSGSSGGSRRDNRLSRQSTGSHGSSHTSGIEADSRHRVSVEMSVDEPFGIDRVHRKEKSCSSTISYGSSGIDSGSKGRAEDDSQDDELELAVDEPEEVPVDEPLERDQLEEATVGESVESLPLDAASCQAINQESLSVVQVTLIKMRGQSVESLHQEASVLGRMFLVNTGLFEQLQGPGCHVTKCCRPGFP, from the exons AtgagcagggtgctgctggccaGCAGGATGCAGCCAGAGAGCCGGAGCGTCTGCGTCTTCCTGCCCACCCGGGAGCAGCTCAGCCTCGCCGTTGGG GTCAAAGCCACCGGACAGGAGCTCTTTCAGCAAGTTTGTGATTTAGTGAAGATTAAAGAGCCTCACTTCTTTGGCCTCAGCATTGTTAAAA ATAATGAATATGTTTTTATAGACCTGGAGCAGAAGCTTAGCAAATACTTTTCAAAGGAATGGAAGAAAGAGACCACCAAA GGAACAGAGAAATTCAGCCCTCCATTTGTTGCATTCTTTAGAGTACAATACTACGTAGAAAATGGAAGAGTAATAAG TGATAAGGTGGCACGGCAGCTCTACTACTGCCATCTCAAAGAGCAAGTGCTCATGTCTCGGTGCAACCACAAAGAAGAAATCTACTTCTTGCTGGCTGCCTACAGCTTACAGGCAGACCTGGGCAACTACAGGGAGAAGGTCCATGCTGGCAAATATTTTGAACCTCAGGCTTATTTCCCACAATGG ATAATTGCGAAGAGGGGGAGCGATTACATCTTGAAACATGCCCCAGAGATGCACCGAGAACAGCAAGGGCTGAGTGCGAAGGAAGCGGTGCTGAAGTTCATTAAGGAGTCCTGCCTGCTGGAAGATGTGCCCGTCCACTTCTACAGGCTGCAAAAG GATAAGAAGGAGGATCGCCCAACAGTTATCCTGGGCCTGACCCTGAGAGGAATGCACATCTATCAG GAGGTGAATCACATTCGCCAGCTCCTCTACGACTTTCCCTGGTCACACATTGGGAAGCTGGCGTTTCTG gggaaaaaatttgAGATCCAGCCAGATGGTTTGCCTTCTGCACGGAAACTGGTTTACTACACGGGTTGCCCCTTCAGGTCGCGGCACTTGCTGCAGCTTCTCAGCAACAGCCACCGCCTCTTTCTGAATATCCAGCCAGTGTTGAAGCAGATCCAAAAactggaggaggctgaag AGAAGAAGCGCTACCGGGAGTCCTATATCAGTGACACGCTAGACATGGACCTGGACCCATGCGATAAGAACTCACGCGGCAGCGGGAGCAGCGGGGGCAGCCGGAGGGATAACCGTCTCTCACGCCAGTCCACGGGGAGTCATGGCAGCTCTCACACATCGGGCATCGAGGCTGACTCCAGGCACCGCGTGTCGGTGGAAATGTCAGTGGACGAGCCCTTCGGCATTGACCGGGTGCACAGGAAAGAGAAATCCTGCAGCTCAACCATCAGCTATGGTAGCTCTGGCATTGACAGTGGCAGCAAAGGGCGGGCTGAAGACGACTCTCAGGATGATG AGCTTGAGCTGGCAGTAGATGAGCCAGAGGAGGTGCCTGTAGATGAGCCTTTAGAGAGAGACCAGTTAGAGGAGGCCACTGTGGGAGAATCTGTTGAATCTCTTCCTCTAGATGCTGCTAGCTGCCAAG CTATAAATCAGGAATCGTTGTCTGTGGTGCAAGTCACGCTAATAAAAATGAGAGGTCAAAGTGTGGAATCCCTTCACCAG